From Rhodococcus sp. B7740, one genomic window encodes:
- a CDS encoding VOC family protein, translating to MSRLLFANMPVRDVVATRAFFEGLGFEFNDMFSDENTASMIVSDQATVMFLATARFEDFISDSICDTGSAREVLMCISADSRHEVDSLTDAAIAAGGSKWMEPQDHGFMYGRAFRDLDNHVWEVMWMDPSAVSES from the coding sequence ATGTCACGTTTGTTGTTCGCCAACATGCCCGTTCGCGACGTCGTCGCCACCCGCGCATTCTTCGAGGGTCTCGGATTCGAGTTCAACGACATGTTCAGCGACGAGAACACCGCTTCCATGATCGTCAGCGACCAGGCGACGGTGATGTTCCTGGCCACCGCGCGATTCGAGGACTTCATTTCGGACTCGATCTGCGACACCGGCTCGGCCCGAGAGGTGCTGATGTGCATCTCTGCAGACAGCCGCCACGAGGTCGATTCGCTCACCGACGCGGCGATCGCCGCGGGTGGATCGAAGTGGATGGAACCACAGGACCACGGGTTCATGTACGGAAGGGCGTTCCGAGATCTCGACAATCATGTGTGGGAAGTGATGTGGATGGACCCGTCCGCCGTCTCGGAGAGCTGA
- a CDS encoding GTP pyrophosphokinase has protein sequence MTSATSIDDLVEELYLQRRRAWEAALVTAQNFLETIADEILEDVDRDRLNAQTARIKDPGRSADKLRRYLSEGRITEPTDADAVAEALPDLVGVKVLCKTPRDQLTFVAALERACNDPECSVRFAQPPTDYVAFPKPSGYRAYHAVLVVRVATHQGDLDVKVEVQVKTRLQDAWGELTHEDMYKPGEALKPTKKHTDYAAHMAHLLDQVDAMADDLAAQLDSLTAASKDGGVLAADPIPKDPDFISARVTRTGPRYALAVGPDGRRGLVPARSVKAVIGSTDRIAVDDYLEVGDFIDVVVEDSEDALYYHLTSQPPRRKPAKKRKR, from the coding sequence GTGACATCGGCAACGAGTATCGACGACTTGGTCGAAGAGCTGTACCTGCAGCGTCGTCGAGCGTGGGAAGCCGCTCTCGTCACTGCGCAGAATTTCCTCGAGACCATCGCCGACGAGATTCTCGAGGACGTCGATCGAGACCGACTGAATGCGCAGACGGCACGCATCAAGGACCCGGGCAGATCGGCCGACAAACTGCGCCGCTATCTCTCCGAGGGCCGCATCACCGAGCCGACCGACGCCGATGCCGTCGCCGAGGCTCTGCCCGATCTCGTCGGCGTCAAGGTGCTCTGCAAGACCCCGCGCGATCAGCTGACGTTCGTCGCTGCTCTCGAGCGTGCGTGCAACGACCCGGAATGCTCTGTTCGGTTCGCGCAACCACCGACCGATTACGTCGCCTTTCCCAAGCCGAGTGGCTATCGCGCGTACCACGCGGTGCTGGTCGTCCGAGTCGCAACGCATCAGGGTGATCTCGATGTGAAAGTGGAAGTTCAGGTCAAGACGCGCCTGCAGGACGCCTGGGGCGAGCTGACCCACGAAGACATGTACAAGCCCGGTGAGGCGCTCAAGCCGACCAAGAAGCACACCGACTACGCCGCACACATGGCCCACCTGCTCGATCAGGTGGATGCGATGGCCGACGATCTGGCCGCGCAGCTCGACTCGTTGACGGCCGCGTCGAAGGACGGGGGTGTGCTCGCGGCCGACCCGATACCGAAGGACCCGGACTTCATCAGCGCCAGGGTCACCCGTACCGGTCCACGCTATGCACTCGCCGTCGGACCGGACGGCCGTAGGGGCCTCGTTCCCGCTCGATCGGTGAAAGCAGTCATCGGCTCGACCGACCGGATCGCCGTCGACGATTACCTCGAAGTCGGCGACTTCATCGATGTGGTGGTCGAGGACTCCGAGGATGCGCTCTACTACCACCTCACCTCGCAGCCGCCGCGACGCAAACCAGCGAAGAAGCGCAAGCGCTGA
- a CDS encoding TY-Chap domain-containing protein, which translates to MTALQNGHFDSATALAWATFTENLHSRLRTLPRRDCITVSAAQASPGERGLRPYIDVAATDGGVLVSVAALPSLLYPDAPDATAMDVQLLDFGWLDRGKPVADGSIIDLTRTDTRADAALVAEMITSAFRELWNVPHPSFLSVWSVAADAASSGPVDLQRGFVGRTSGTTTESPSETSEDVPAELRSLQALCQLVGRRVDAHTVRSVCADGDIDALKARALSLHRSAAVRARPSADATGNNVGVWKNLARTWLLVAHSMDVVTRADRHACR; encoded by the coding sequence GTGACCGCATTGCAGAACGGCCATTTCGACTCCGCCACCGCGCTCGCGTGGGCCACGTTCACCGAAAACCTGCACTCCCGTCTTCGGACCCTGCCGAGACGGGACTGCATCACGGTTTCCGCTGCCCAGGCGAGCCCCGGTGAGCGCGGATTGCGGCCGTACATCGACGTGGCAGCGACGGACGGCGGCGTGCTGGTGTCGGTGGCAGCGCTGCCGTCACTGCTGTACCCGGATGCCCCGGACGCAACGGCCATGGATGTGCAGCTCCTCGACTTCGGTTGGCTGGATCGAGGCAAGCCGGTCGCAGACGGGTCGATCATCGATCTCACGCGCACCGACACCCGAGCAGATGCAGCGCTCGTCGCGGAGATGATCACTAGCGCGTTCCGGGAGCTCTGGAACGTCCCACATCCGTCGTTCCTGAGCGTGTGGAGCGTCGCGGCCGACGCTGCGTCGTCGGGACCGGTCGACCTGCAGCGCGGGTTCGTCGGTCGCACGTCCGGCACAACGACCGAAAGCCCGTCGGAGACATCCGAGGACGTGCCTGCCGAGCTGAGGTCACTGCAAGCGTTGTGCCAGTTGGTCGGTCGCCGCGTCGATGCGCACACCGTTCGATCGGTGTGCGCCGACGGCGATATCGACGCGCTGAAAGCGCGAGCTCTGTCGCTGCATCGATCGGCCGCCGTTCGGGCTCGCCCCTCCGCCGACGCGACTGGCAACAACGTCGGGGTATGGAAGAACCTGGCCCGCACATGGCTTCTGGTCGCACACAGCATGGACGTCGTGACGAGGGCAGACCGGCATGCGTGCCGGTGA
- a CDS encoding DUF2079 domain-containing protein — protein sequence MTTTEKSTVVTDADSVDTATDETATTDRRSAFRSAETLVPVVSFAVLATLYSVMSVLGHRQLRTSGFDLGIFVQQIASYSQFRAPTSDLLGTGYNTLGDHFSPITALLGPLYRLFPHAETLLIAQAVLFALAVIPISRLAVQKFGTVVGIVTAAAFGLSWGVQAALNFDFHEVAFAMPLLAMSMVALVRQHWLPALAWALPLVFVKEDMGLTVIVIGALVALWTTGRTRLAGTLTAVWGLTWVVLAVKVIIPALSSDNSYDQGSKLPPLGEGIAGTAHGLVAGDSRAATAFLLLAVTGFFALRSPLLLVAVPTVAWRFLSDNTNFWKPIYHYNAILMVIVFVALLDALARSHRHGQLTERGRKLIVAFVAAFAVIALPFLPMSRVVHAQEWTIDPQAATAREISEWIPAGDRVAASNNLVAQLVADHEVSVFPQRTTDSTVPDWIVVNRQRPAGWPTDETGDRQAIDRALASGYDVVFSVDGIEVLHRE from the coding sequence GTGACCACTACCGAGAAATCCACGGTCGTCACCGATGCCGACAGTGTCGACACAGCGACCGACGAAACAGCCACCACAGACCGGCGCTCGGCGTTCCGTTCCGCCGAGACGCTGGTGCCGGTCGTCTCCTTCGCCGTGCTGGCGACCCTGTATTCGGTGATGTCCGTCCTCGGCCATCGCCAGCTCCGTACGTCCGGATTCGACCTCGGGATATTCGTCCAACAGATCGCGTCGTACTCGCAGTTTCGCGCGCCGACATCCGACCTGCTCGGCACCGGCTACAACACGCTCGGCGATCACTTCTCGCCCATCACCGCGTTGCTGGGGCCCCTCTACCGACTGTTCCCGCACGCCGAGACACTGCTGATCGCACAAGCGGTGCTGTTCGCGCTCGCAGTGATTCCGATCAGCCGACTGGCGGTACAGAAATTCGGCACGGTCGTGGGCATCGTGACGGCCGCGGCGTTCGGACTGTCGTGGGGCGTGCAGGCCGCGCTGAACTTCGATTTCCACGAGGTGGCGTTCGCGATGCCCCTGCTGGCCATGTCGATGGTCGCGCTGGTCCGACAGCATTGGCTGCCGGCCCTGGCCTGGGCTCTACCGTTGGTGTTCGTCAAAGAGGACATGGGCCTTACGGTGATCGTCATCGGGGCGTTGGTGGCGCTGTGGACGACCGGCCGAACGCGCCTTGCAGGGACGCTGACTGCTGTCTGGGGACTGACCTGGGTAGTGCTCGCGGTCAAGGTGATCATCCCGGCCCTCAGCTCGGACAACTCGTACGATCAGGGCTCGAAGCTGCCTCCGCTCGGCGAGGGCATAGCCGGCACCGCGCACGGATTGGTTGCCGGCGATTCACGGGCGGCCACCGCCTTTCTGCTTCTCGCGGTCACCGGCTTCTTCGCCCTGAGATCGCCACTGCTCCTGGTCGCGGTCCCGACGGTCGCGTGGCGCTTTCTCAGCGACAACACCAACTTCTGGAAGCCGATCTACCACTACAACGCGATCCTGATGGTCATCGTGTTCGTCGCCCTGCTCGACGCGTTGGCGCGTAGCCACCGCCACGGTCAGCTCACCGAACGTGGCCGGAAGCTGATCGTCGCGTTCGTGGCAGCCTTCGCGGTCATCGCGCTGCCTTTCCTGCCCATGTCACGTGTGGTGCACGCGCAGGAATGGACGATCGATCCGCAGGCCGCGACCGCACGGGAGATCTCCGAGTGGATTCCCGCCGGTGATCGGGTTGCGGCGTCGAACAATCTCGTGGCTCAACTCGTCGCCGACCACGAGGTCTCGGTCTTTCCGCAGCGTACGACCGATTCGACCGTCCCGGATTGGATCGTCGTCAACCGGCAACGACCTGCGGGGTGGCCGACGGACGAGACCGGCGACCGTCAGGCGATCGACCGGGCGCTGGCGAGCGGATACGACGTCGTGTTCTCCGTCGACGGAATCGAGGTCCTGCACCGCGAGTGA
- a CDS encoding sigma-70 family RNA polymerase sigma factor — protein MTVASEQKDDFVEQFDPFRRELLAHCYRMTGSIHDAEDLLQETYIRAWRGYAKYEGRSSLRTWLYRIATNTCLTALDGRAKRPLPTGLGAPSSGPTDELVQNNEIPWLEPIADSDLADASDPASIVVAKESVRLAFVASLQHLSSRQRAVLLMREVLQWKASEVAEVLATTTTAVNSLLQRARERLDEIAPDLDDIEPIESAELQQLLAQYVDCFEAYDIDRLVTLFTTDAVWEMPPFVGWYQGGETIGSLIRNNCPANGAGDMRMVSTSANGQPAYGLYMLGEDGVHRPFQLHVLDVDARGVGHVACFFDLTLFDRFGLPDRL, from the coding sequence ATGACCGTGGCTTCGGAACAGAAGGACGACTTCGTCGAGCAGTTCGATCCCTTCCGTCGTGAGTTGCTCGCGCACTGCTATCGCATGACCGGGTCGATCCACGATGCCGAGGACCTGTTGCAGGAGACGTACATTCGCGCCTGGCGGGGGTACGCAAAGTACGAGGGCCGTTCGTCCCTGCGCACATGGCTGTACCGAATCGCAACCAACACCTGTCTCACCGCTCTGGACGGCCGGGCGAAACGCCCCCTGCCGACGGGCTTGGGTGCACCGAGTTCAGGCCCCACCGACGAACTCGTGCAGAACAACGAGATTCCGTGGTTGGAGCCGATTGCAGATTCCGATCTGGCGGATGCGAGTGATCCCGCATCGATCGTGGTGGCGAAGGAATCCGTGCGGCTCGCCTTCGTCGCCTCATTGCAACATCTGTCGTCGCGACAACGCGCGGTGCTGCTGATGCGCGAAGTGTTGCAGTGGAAAGCGTCGGAGGTTGCCGAGGTTCTCGCCACGACGACGACCGCGGTCAACAGCCTCCTGCAGCGAGCCAGGGAGCGCCTCGACGAGATCGCGCCCGATTTGGACGACATCGAGCCGATCGAATCGGCAGAACTGCAGCAACTGCTCGCCCAGTACGTGGACTGTTTCGAGGCCTACGACATCGACCGGTTGGTCACGTTGTTCACCACTGACGCGGTGTGGGAGATGCCGCCGTTCGTCGGGTGGTACCAGGGCGGCGAGACGATCGGATCGCTCATCCGCAACAACTGCCCGGCAAACGGCGCGGGCGATATGCGGATGGTGTCGACATCTGCCAACGGACAACCGGCATACGGGTTGTACATGTTGGGTGAGGACGGTGTGCACCGGCCGTTCCAGCTGCACGTGCTCGATGTCGATGCCAGAGGGGTCGGACACGTGGCCTGCTTCTTCGATCTGACTCTGTTCGATCGATTCGGATTGCCCGACCGCCTCTAG